In bacterium, the following proteins share a genomic window:
- a CDS encoding phosphoribosyltransferase, whose product MPYWGKGLHFTDRREAGRLLARELTSYAGRDDVIVLALPRGGVPVGYEIAKALGVPLDVFIVRKLGVPGREELAMGAIATGGVRVLNSDVIEALAIADREIEQVTRREEAELMRRESLYRGDRVPMMLAGRTSILVDDGIATGASMWSALVALKDLKVAHSIVAVPVAPEDTKSTFEKRAEDFVCLSTPSPFGGVGAWYSDFTQTDDEEVRRLLAEF is encoded by the coding sequence ATGCCCTACTGGGGAAAAGGCCTCCATTTCACGGACCGCAGAGAAGCGGGCCGGCTGCTGGCTCGGGAACTCACGTCCTATGCGGGCCGGGACGATGTCATCGTTCTGGCGCTGCCCCGCGGCGGCGTTCCCGTGGGCTATGAAATCGCCAAAGCCCTGGGCGTTCCGCTCGACGTCTTTATTGTCAGGAAGCTCGGCGTGCCCGGGCGTGAGGAGTTGGCGATGGGTGCGATCGCAACGGGAGGCGTGCGCGTTCTGAACAGCGACGTGATCGAGGCGCTGGCAATTGCCGATCGCGAGATCGAGCAAGTAACACGGCGGGAAGAAGCCGAGCTCATGAGGCGGGAATCGCTGTATCGCGGCGATCGCGTACCGATGATGTTGGCGGGAAGAACTTCGATTCTTGTAGACGACGGGATTGCAACGGGTGCTTCGATGTGGAGTGCGCTGGTTGCGCTGAAAGACTTGAAAGTTGCGCACTCGATTGTCGCGGTGCCCGTGGCGCCGGAGGATACGAAGTCAACATTCGAGAAGCGAGCTGAGGACTTCGTCTGCCTGAGCACACCATCGCCGTTCGGCGGCGTTGGTGCGTGGTACTCGGATTTTACGCAGACCGACGATGAGGAAGTCCGTCGGCTGCTTGCAGAATTCTAA
- a CDS encoding dienelactone hydrolase family protein gives MSEEGLVEIQTSSAELKGILKIPPRARGIVLFAHGSGSNRNSRRNRVVAEDLNESGLATLLFDMLTKEEEEIDARTRRHRFDIGLLATRLTETTEWLTRQDETHQLNIGYFGASTGAAAAIVAASWNPGIVKAIVSRGGRPDLAGKEALGRIHAPILLLVGGDDTPVIRMNEAAVEHIVCHKHFEIIPDAGHLFEEPGKLADVILHARQWFREYLE, from the coding sequence ATGAGCGAGGAAGGGTTGGTCGAGATTCAGACAAGCTCTGCTGAACTGAAAGGAATCCTGAAGATTCCGCCCAGGGCCAGGGGGATTGTTCTGTTTGCACATGGCAGCGGCAGCAACAGGAACAGTCGGCGGAACCGGGTTGTTGCAGAGGATCTCAACGAGAGCGGCCTCGCTACTCTTCTCTTTGATATGCTGACGAAGGAGGAGGAGGAAATCGATGCACGCACACGGCGGCATCGCTTCGATATTGGACTCCTCGCGACGCGTTTGACGGAAACAACCGAATGGCTGACGCGCCAGGACGAAACGCATCAATTGAATATCGGCTACTTCGGGGCCAGCACCGGCGCCGCAGCGGCGATTGTCGCGGCCAGTTGGAATCCGGGAATTGTCAAAGCCATCGTCTCGCGCGGAGGGCGCCCGGACCTCGCTGGCAAGGAAGCTCTCGGTCGCATCCACGCCCCGATCTTGTTGCTCGTCGGGGGCGATGACACTCCGGTGATCCGCATGAACGAGGCGGCCGTGGAGCACATTGTCTGCCACAAGCACTTCGAGATTATTCCCGATGCCGGGCACCTGTTCGAGGAACCCGGAAAACTGGCAGACGTGATTCTGCACGCTCGACAGTGGTTTCGGGAATACCTCGAATGA